A DNA window from Aminiphilus circumscriptus DSM 16581 contains the following coding sequences:
- a CDS encoding TldD/PmbA family protein, producing the protein MRDRLREALVALGRRGDVYVDLYVQSGAGHSMSYDDGKIEQTSSFVSQGTSVRSLQGSHSIISHAPGIGANVAWGCYADIAAAHGVSARREPSSTFLVEPAEPFDPPSWEFVHRVDREIRSMSSAISQVAFRFRTTRQRIFLANGLGSVAEDYRQYCTFSAQVVASKGDVLQTGYEVRAEQRSLEEFLRTFDPLSVARTAALRALLMLDAMACPAGPMPVVLSGEAGGTMVHEAVGHGLEADIVQKDYSVYRGRIGERVASCGVTLVDDATLGGGAYGSFSVDDEGTPAARTVLIEDGVLKGYLTDVESALAGDLPLSGNGRRESYRHLPQPRMSNTYILPGKTSPEDIVAQAERGLFVKKLGGGEVNPTSGDFVFHVTEGYLIEKGRVGKPVRGAVLTGNGPQVLQDILAVGNDLFFLPGTCGKGGQGVPVTDGQPTLLLREITVGGSDVDHGSN; encoded by the coding sequence ATGAGAGACCGATTGAGAGAAGCGCTCGTCGCGTTGGGACGCCGCGGGGATGTGTATGTCGATCTCTATGTCCAGTCGGGAGCTGGACACAGTATGAGTTACGACGACGGGAAGATCGAACAGACATCATCCTTCGTCTCCCAGGGGACAAGTGTGCGTTCCCTTCAGGGGAGTCATTCCATCATCTCCCACGCGCCGGGTATCGGGGCGAACGTCGCTTGGGGGTGTTACGCGGACATCGCGGCAGCCCATGGTGTTTCCGCCCGCCGAGAACCCTCCTCCACGTTTTTGGTGGAACCCGCCGAACCCTTCGATCCCCCCTCGTGGGAGTTTGTCCACCGGGTTGATCGGGAGATCCGGTCCATGTCGTCGGCGATTTCTCAGGTGGCATTCCGTTTCCGTACCACCCGGCAGCGCATCTTTCTCGCGAACGGCCTGGGCAGTGTCGCCGAGGACTATCGGCAGTACTGTACTTTCTCCGCACAGGTTGTCGCCTCGAAAGGGGATGTTCTTCAGACCGGATACGAGGTACGAGCGGAGCAGCGTTCCCTGGAGGAGTTTCTCAGAACTTTCGATCCTCTTTCCGTTGCGAGGACGGCGGCACTTCGGGCGCTTCTCATGCTCGATGCCATGGCATGCCCCGCCGGTCCCATGCCGGTGGTGCTCTCCGGAGAAGCGGGGGGAACCATGGTGCACGAAGCGGTGGGGCACGGTCTGGAGGCGGACATCGTCCAGAAGGATTATTCCGTCTACCGGGGACGGATCGGGGAAAGAGTGGCCTCCTGCGGTGTGACTCTCGTGGACGACGCCACTCTGGGGGGTGGCGCCTACGGGAGTTTCTCCGTTGACGACGAAGGCACTCCTGCGGCGCGGACAGTTCTCATCGAAGACGGTGTGCTCAAAGGATATCTCACGGATGTCGAATCGGCCCTTGCCGGAGATCTGCCCCTTTCCGGAAACGGAAGGAGGGAATCCTATCGGCATCTGCCGCAGCCGCGCATGAGCAACACCTACATTCTTCCGGGAAAGACTTCTCCCGAGGATATCGTTGCTCAGGCGGAACGGGGCCTCTTTGTGAAGAAACTCGGAGGAGGCGAAGTGAACCCCACCTCTGGAGACTTTGTCTTTCATGTGACGGAGGGATATCTCATCGAAAAGGGACGTGTGGGCAAGCCTGTCCGCGGAGCCGTTCTCACGGGAAACGGTCCTCAAGTTCTGCAGGATATTCTCGCGGTGGGAAACGACCTCTTCTTCCTTCCGGGAACCTGCGGAAAGGGTGGACAGGGTGTTCCCGTGACGGACGGACAGCCTACGCTCCTTCTTAGGGAAATCACGGTGGGAGGCAGCGACGTCGATCATGGCTCGAACTAG
- a CDS encoding GTPase, with protein sequence MADWSEKHSTLEGKRCPGCGVPFQSEKDDQPGYVPPTVEEGEKVVCRRCFGLIHYGILSKAPLGDESLFRALKSVSARVDGFLIVCDVSDPETLPRVLDVAGNEKPVLTVLNKADLLLRWMTPAQIEASFVRRFGLHPGLTIALSARDGHCAKPLRELLQRTFPGEKTVLALGATNAGKSTLLSILSEDRRLSVSRLPGTTLGEVTLRTSWGLTLLDYPGFKLSNPFLAQLCPQCLVAAVPRKRLFSKGFELHPGMSYMFGGLGWIRVLDCGSRGWVKMNAFVPEDIPLHRTKAGKERELLDRHSGDLFRFPCRACWDALKADMKEPGLSLRVAEGEDLVFPALGWVAVQTGEAELEVVAPEGCAPLVRSWLVDLRKAGHRFPRKRR encoded by the coding sequence ATGGCGGATTGGAGTGAGAAGCACTCGACCCTGGAGGGCAAACGCTGCCCTGGATGTGGCGTTCCCTTTCAGAGCGAGAAGGATGACCAACCCGGCTACGTTCCCCCGACAGTGGAGGAAGGCGAAAAGGTGGTGTGTCGGCGTTGTTTCGGGCTGATTCACTACGGAATTCTCAGCAAGGCTCCTTTGGGAGACGAGTCGCTGTTCCGTGCCCTGAAGAGCGTTTCGGCCAGGGTGGACGGCTTTCTCATCGTCTGTGACGTTTCCGACCCGGAAACGTTGCCGAGGGTTCTTGACGTGGCGGGCAACGAAAAACCTGTCCTGACCGTGCTCAACAAAGCGGATCTTCTTCTCCGTTGGATGACACCCGCGCAGATCGAAGCCAGCTTCGTCCGACGGTTCGGCCTGCATCCGGGATTGACCATCGCGCTCTCCGCGAGGGACGGACATTGCGCCAAGCCTTTACGGGAGTTACTCCAGCGAACGTTCCCCGGTGAAAAGACCGTTCTGGCCTTGGGGGCGACCAACGCGGGCAAGAGCACGCTCCTGTCGATTCTTTCGGAGGACCGAAGGCTTTCGGTTTCCCGTCTCCCCGGGACGACGCTTGGAGAGGTCACTCTTCGCACTTCCTGGGGACTCACGTTGCTCGACTATCCCGGATTCAAGCTGTCCAATCCCTTTTTGGCGCAGCTCTGTCCTCAGTGCCTCGTCGCGGCGGTTCCACGGAAGAGGCTTTTCTCCAAGGGCTTCGAACTGCACCCGGGAATGAGCTACATGTTCGGCGGTCTGGGATGGATTCGCGTTCTCGATTGCGGGAGCCGCGGATGGGTGAAGATGAATGCCTTTGTCCCCGAGGATATTCCCCTACACAGGACGAAAGCGGGAAAGGAACGGGAGCTTCTCGACAGGCACAGTGGCGATCTTTTCCGTTTTCCCTGTCGTGCCTGCTGGGATGCCCTGAAGGCGGACATGAAGGAGCCGGGGCTTTCCCTCCGTGTCGCCGAGGGAGAGGATTTGGTTTTTCCCGCGCTCGGGTGGGTGGCGGTGCAGACCGGCGAGGCGGAACTCGAAGTTGTGGCTCCGGAGGGCTGCGCGCCCCTGGTGCGTTCCTGGTTAGTGGATCTTCGAAAGGCAGGGCACCGTTTTCCGCGGAAGAGGCGATAA